One stretch of Macaca nemestrina isolate mMacNem1 chromosome 17, mMacNem.hap1, whole genome shotgun sequence DNA includes these proteins:
- the LOC139359367 gene encoding small integral membrane protein 36 → MEFYLEIDPVTLNLIILVASYVILLLVFLISCVLYDCRGKDPSKEYAPEATLEAQPSIRLVVMQPSAPGPHWPKGPGLSLGDPAPLGKKSTMV, encoded by the coding sequence ATGGAATTCTACTTGGAGATCGACCCTGTCACCTTGAACCTGATCATCCTAGTTGCGAGCTACGTCATCTTGCTCCTGGTCTTCCTCATCTCCTGCGTGCTATACGACTGCCGAGGCAAGGATCCCAGTAAGGAGTACGCGCCCGAGGCCACACTTGAGGCCCAGCCCTCCATCCGGTTGGTGGTGATGCAGCCAAGTGCCCCTGGGCCCCACTGGCCAAAGGGGCCTGGACTTTCTTTGGGGGATCCTGCTCCACTAGGGAAGAAAAGCACCATGGTATGA